From Kogia breviceps isolate mKogBre1 chromosome 2, mKogBre1 haplotype 1, whole genome shotgun sequence, one genomic window encodes:
- the LOC131750418 gene encoding ras-related protein Rab-34-like, with the protein MVGSPQPRVVVGSSRPRVIVGTIRPRVIVGSARARVPPDGTPRPNLAAEGSPRPRVVLGTPRARVIVGSPRPRVIVSSPWPAVVVASPRPRAPVGSPWPRVIVGTPRSRVIVGSPQARVAGADQASAPSQGSPQGRRQDEHSGAGAEGPRPDGAAPGRRQGHVGLLAAVGVGGEQAAPKQ; encoded by the coding sequence ATGGTAGGGTCGCCTCAACCCCGAGTTGTCGTCGGGTCTTCACGGCCTCGAGTTATTGTAGGAACTATCCGGCCCCGGGTTATTGTAGGGTCTGCACGGGCTCGGGTCCCCCCAGACGGGACTCCACGCCCCAACTTGGCGGCCGAGGGGTCTCCTCGCCCCCGAGTCGTCCTGGGGACGCCTCGGGCCCGGGTGATTGTGGGTTCGCCCCGGCCCCGGGTGATTGTCTCATCCCCGTGGCCCGCGGTGGTTGTAGCGTCCCCGAGGCCACGGGCTCCCGTAGGTTCCCCGTGGCCCCGAGTTATAGTCGGGACCCCTCGGTCGCGGGTGATTGTCGGGTCTCCACAGGCCCGGGTCGCTGGGGCGGATCAGGCCTCCGCGCCTTCTCAGGGCTCCCCGCAAGGCCGCAGGCAAGATGAACATTCTGGCGCCGGTGCGGAGGGACCGCGTCCTGACGGAGCTGCCCCAGGTAGGCGCCAGGGCCACGTCGGGCTTCTGGCTGCGGTGGGTGTGGGCGGGGAGCAGGCGGCACCAAAGCAGTAA